The following DNA comes from Streptomyces sp. NBC_00273.
CGGGCCCGGGCGGGGTTCGGCGACCACGAGGCGGCGACGGTCCACTTCGCTGCCCGGCTGGCGGCGGTGCACCTGGGGCACGCGCGGCAGCTGGCCGCCACCGAGGACACCGTCTCGCACCTCCAGCGGGCGCTCGTATCGGAACCGGGCCGCCCGCACCCCAACCTGGAGGTGGCCAGCCGCTATCTGCCGGCCGGCCCCCGGGCGCTGGTGGGAGGCGACTGGTTCGAGACGATCCGCCTCCACTACGGGCGCACCCTCCTCGTCGTCGGAGACGTGATGGGCCACGGGCTCGACGCGGCCGTGGACATGAACGCGTACCGCTCCACCCTGCGGGACGTGGCCTCGACGGACCTCGCCCCGCACCGCGTCCTGCGCCAGCTCGACGCCCTGGCCGCCGGCGACGCGACCCGCAGGCCGGCGACCTGCCTGCTCGTACGCGTCGATCCCGCGCGCGGCGTCGCGATGTTCGCCGGTGCCGGCCACCTGCCACCGGCGGTCTTCGGGGCCGACGGTTCGGCCTCGCTGGTCGACGTCCCGGTCGGCCCGCCGCTGGGCACCGGCATCGGCGGCTACGAAGCCGTCACGCGCGCGATCACACCCCAGGAAACCCTGCTGATGTTCACCGACGGGCTGGTGGAGCGGCGGGGCGAGGACATCGACGTCTCGCTGGCCCGGCTGGTGGCGGTGCGGCCCCCGGTGGGGGCGGGAGCGGACGCGGTGGTGGACGCCGTCGTGGAGGGCCTCGACGCCCAGCACGCGGAGGACGACGTCGCCGTACTCGCCGCCCGCGCCCGTCCCCGCCCGCCCACGGACCTCGGAGCCGTCCCCTCCGGCATGCCCGGAGGGCCGGGCCAACCTACGGTGGAACGGTGAGCCATCGCCTCGCCTGCGTGGCCCTGACCGGCACCCTCTGCGCGACGGCGTTGTCATGCACAGGGGCATTGCCCGAGGCGCACTTCCAGGTCGCGCGCCAGCCCGCGGTGAAGACGCTGTCCGCGCACGTCACGGCCGTCCCCCCGGAGAAGCTGGCCGCCACCCACCACCCCGGCTGTCCCGTGTCGCCGGGGCAGCTCCGGCTCGTCCGGATGAACCACTGGGGCTTCGACGGCAAGGTGCACCGGGGCGAACTGGTGGTCCACGAGGACGTGGTCGCCCCGGTGCTGCGGGCCTTCGGGAAGGCCTTCGCCGCCCGCTTCCCGATCCGCCGGATGCGGGTGATGTCCGAGTACGGCGGCAGCGACGCCGCGGCGATGGCCGACGACAACACCTCCGCCTTCAACTGCCGGCAGGTCACCGGAGACCCGAGCCGGATGTCCCGGCACTCCTGGGGCGACGCCATCGACATCAACCCGGTCGAGAACCCGTACGTCGACGTCCGGGGCACCACCCATCCGCCCAACGGCCGCAGCCATCTCGACCGCGGCCGCACCAGCCCCGGGACGATCACCCCCGACGGGGTCGTGACCCGGGCCTTCCGGGAGGTCGGCTGGTACTGGGGCGGTCGCTGGAGCCCGCCGGACTACCAGCACTTCTCCGAGGACGGCGGCTGAGGCCGCCCGGGGGCGGCCGGCCTCAGCCGCCCGGGGTGAAGGTCACCGGCAGGCTCTCGGGTCCGCGCAGTCCGCCGGGGCGCCGGCGGATCCCGTCCGGGTCCGCGGCGAGGGCCAGCCCGGGGAGCCGGCGCAGGACCGTGCCGATGGCGATCTGACCCTCCAGCCGGGCCAGGGGAGCTCCCAGGCAGTAGTGGATGCCGTGCCCGAACGCGAGGTGGGCATTGTCCTGCCGGGTGATGTCGAGGCGGTCGGGGTCGGGGAACCGCTCGGGGTCGCGGTCGGCGACGGCCGAGCCGATCAGGACGGTCGCACCGCGCGGGACGGCCACCCCGGCGATCTCGACGTCCTCGCGCGCGAACCGCGCGATGCCGGGACTGACCGGGCCGTCGTAGCGGAGGAACTCCTCGATCGCGCCCGGCAGCAGGTCGGGGTCGCAGCGCAGCAGCTCGAGCTGGTCCGGGTGGGCCAGCAGCGTGGCGATGCCCGTGCCGATCAGGTTGACCGTGGTGATGTAACCGGCGACGAGCAGCAGGAACACCATGGCGATCAACTCGGCCTCGCTCAGCCGCTGCTGCGCATCGCGGGCGGTGACGAGGTCGCTGAGCAGGTCGTCGCCGGGTTGCGCCCGTTTGGCGTGGACGAGCCCCGTCAGGTAGGCGCGCATGTGCTGCCACGCCTCGTTCACCACGGCGGGATCGGGCGGCTCCGCACCCCGCCTGAGCATCCGGTCGGTCCAGTGCTGGAAGTCGTGGCGTTCGTCCACCGGGACGCCGAGCAGTTCGCTGATCACCGTGACCGGGAGCGGCAGCGCGAAGTCCGCCACCAGGTCGGCG
Coding sequences within:
- a CDS encoding PP2C family protein-serine/threonine phosphatase — encoded protein: MCDAVAVDLMAEDGGSHRAATAGAVGLLTASVDAPPAVRASDGGHQLSEWATVADGVPVHVLSVPLPDGERVHGMLTAVRARAGFGDHEAATVHFAARLAAVHLGHARQLAATEDTVSHLQRALVSEPGRPHPNLEVASRYLPAGPRALVGGDWFETIRLHYGRTLLVVGDVMGHGLDAAVDMNAYRSTLRDVASTDLAPHRVLRQLDALAAGDATRRPATCLLVRVDPARGVAMFAGAGHLPPAVFGADGSASLVDVPVGPPLGTGIGGYEAVTRAITPQETLLMFTDGLVERRGEDIDVSLARLVAVRPPVGAGADAVVDAVVEGLDAQHAEDDVAVLAARARPRPPTDLGAVPSGMPGGPGQPTVER
- a CDS encoding M15 family metallopeptidase, which codes for MSHRLACVALTGTLCATALSCTGALPEAHFQVARQPAVKTLSAHVTAVPPEKLAATHHPGCPVSPGQLRLVRMNHWGFDGKVHRGELVVHEDVVAPVLRAFGKAFAARFPIRRMRVMSEYGGSDAAAMADDNTSAFNCRQVTGDPSRMSRHSWGDAIDINPVENPYVDVRGTTHPPNGRSHLDRGRTSPGTITPDGVVTRAFREVGWYWGGRWSPPDYQHFSEDGG
- a CDS encoding cytochrome P450 family protein, with the protein product MSEQQPTLLPYADPAFVADPFPLYQQLREEGPVRRVVVAGGLDAWLVTRYEDGLAALSDARLSSDVRDASDSRILRQLPDTERDSMLSNMLRSDPPDHTRLRRLVSKAFTARRVAQMRPRIQAITDGLLDAVAPAGRADLVADFALPLPVTVISELLGVPVDERHDFQHWTDRMLRRGAEPPDPAVVNEAWQHMRAYLTGLVHAKRAQPGDDLLSDLVTARDAQQRLSEAELIAMVFLLLVAGYITTVNLIGTGIATLLAHPDQLELLRCDPDLLPGAIEEFLRYDGPVSPGIARFAREDVEIAGVAVPRGATVLIGSAVADRDPERFPDPDRLDITRQDNAHLAFGHGIHYCLGAPLARLEGQIAIGTVLRRLPGLALAADPDGIRRRPGGLRGPESLPVTFTPGG